One window of Thermocoleostomius sinensis A174 genomic DNA carries:
- the hepC gene encoding heterocyst development glycosyltransferase HepC: MQVSNVMLTIAKISVPDIPLLPGDPQVSPLSGCKLKWKRQWLWVSPTQSNPTKTLPALQNEQWFKECLVHSPIRAVYLSPDLDEPTLKAWMNTCECAGKQAFLRLPSITLPQKRYRWAWWIKRSLDWVVASLLLLLLAPIMLLLALLIRLDSSGPILYRQWRVGRRGKLFRVLKFRSMIDGAEQLHHQVMGSQPGLHKLKSDPRVTRLGGWMRKYSLDELPQLINVLRGEMSLVGPRPWALYDAVRIPRKECSRLNALPGITGAWQISGRSKLFDLETVNYLDLEYLRNWTIQEDLRILLMTIPRVISGVNAY, encoded by the coding sequence ATGCAAGTTTCCAATGTTATGCTGACAATCGCCAAAATTTCTGTTCCAGACATTCCACTGCTGCCTGGAGATCCTCAAGTTTCGCCTTTATCTGGCTGTAAGCTTAAGTGGAAGCGGCAATGGCTTTGGGTGAGTCCAACTCAATCTAACCCTACCAAGACACTACCCGCCTTACAAAATGAGCAATGGTTTAAAGAGTGCTTGGTACATTCACCTATTCGAGCAGTCTATCTTTCACCGGATTTAGATGAACCCACTTTGAAGGCATGGATGAATACCTGTGAGTGTGCAGGGAAACAAGCATTTTTACGTTTACCATCCATCACCTTGCCGCAAAAGCGATATCGTTGGGCCTGGTGGATTAAGCGATCGCTCGATTGGGTTGTAGCATCGTTGCTGTTATTGCTCCTCGCTCCCATCATGTTGTTGTTGGCACTATTGATTCGGCTAGATTCATCTGGCCCAATTTTGTATCGGCAGTGGCGAGTGGGCAGGCGCGGTAAACTGTTTCGGGTATTAAAATTTCGCTCGATGATTGACGGAGCCGAACAGCTTCACCATCAGGTTATGGGATCTCAGCCAGGGTTACATAAGCTCAAGTCTGATCCTAGAGTCACCCGACTAGGAGGCTGGATGCGGAAGTATAGCCTAGACGAATTACCGCAATTGATTAATGTGCTGCGGGGCGAAATGAGCTTAGTTGGGCCGCGTCCTTGGGCTTTGTATGATGCCGTTCGTATTCCTAGAAAAGAATGTTCGCGACTGAATGCATTACCTGGAATTACCGGAGCTTGGCAAATTTCGGGGCGATCGAAGCTATTCGATTTAGAAACAGTGAATTATCTGGATCTAGAATATTTACGTAACTGGACAATCCAAGAAGATTTACGCATTTTGTTAATGACAATTCCTAGGGTTATTTCTGGAGTAAATGCCTATTAA
- a CDS encoding glycosyltransferase family 2 protein: MTDLTKYNPYHHVELKQVNQHNQPETISVCICTMNRPDELDRCLSSIFQSADLPDEVIVSDDSSAPQSTQAVTAKYPAATYQKGPRCGLSANRNACLYLASSSHIMFVDDDVQVPPNFMATARRLITSSPDTIITGHEINYGGTGCLQQGRKVVPHNPDFWGVQRLPVEHQYQSIVINATIFPRTLLSQAKFDEKLRYGCDEIDMARHATALGYTIIYCDELYVHHYPSSINRQQYKRFIHASRFYTTTKAYWYYDRSRIKALIYLLLAPLQLVASGFKRGDLSIVWNAIQATITAYRYLITGFGETCYGTTTR; encoded by the coding sequence ATGACTGATCTAACTAAATACAATCCATATCACCACGTTGAATTGAAACAAGTTAACCAGCATAATCAACCGGAGACAATCAGTGTATGTATTTGCACGATGAATCGTCCTGATGAACTTGATCGCTGCTTGAGCAGTATTTTTCAGAGTGCCGATTTACCTGACGAAGTGATTGTCAGTGACGATAGTTCTGCGCCTCAATCAACACAGGCGGTGACAGCAAAATATCCTGCTGCCACCTATCAAAAGGGTCCTCGATGTGGATTGAGTGCCAATCGCAATGCCTGTCTTTACCTCGCATCCAGTAGTCACATCATGTTTGTTGATGATGATGTGCAAGTACCACCCAATTTCATGGCAACGGCGCGACGGTTAATTACTTCCTCTCCGGATACGATAATTACAGGGCATGAAATTAATTATGGTGGAACAGGTTGCCTTCAACAGGGGCGAAAGGTTGTACCGCATAATCCCGATTTTTGGGGAGTGCAACGGCTGCCAGTCGAGCATCAGTATCAATCAATTGTCATCAATGCCACTATTTTCCCGCGCACTTTATTGAGCCAAGCCAAGTTTGATGAGAAACTACGCTATGGCTGTGATGAAATTGATATGGCTCGCCATGCTACAGCACTAGGGTACACAATTATTTACTGTGACGAGTTGTATGTACACCACTATCCTTCTTCTATAAACCGGCAGCAATACAAGCGGTTTATTCATGCGTCCCGTTTTTATACCACAACTAAAGCCTATTGGTATTACGATCGTTCACGAATTAAAGCATTAATATATCTCCTGTTAGCTCCTCTACAATTGGTGGCAAGTGGTTTCAAAAGAGGAGATTTATCAATTGTTTGGAATGCTATTCAAGCGACAATTACCGCTTATCGCTACTTAATCACTGGTTTTGGGGAAACTTGTTATGGCACAACCACTCGTTAG
- a CDS encoding glycosyltransferase family 2 protein — translation MSLVDVAVVIPTHNRRLMLEEALNSVLAQSFDGTIRIIVVDDCSQDDTADVIRQRYPQVNLIPLPHNVGAYAARNRAIELTNSRYVAFLDSDDLWEPDYLTIQIDALAGHDRSFCVSDVVIWRVDTKQKEVNQQQPNVQRYGSAFHHLLVGGSFICTPSSVVFPSTLFMEVGQFNESLRIAGDTDFYLRCFLAGYAPIYTKQSLVIWREHGNQLTHRKNDGLRMQERLIRAQEYYPLIAKQEAIVSLQQIQAEIYLTFAGKHCANHAFGQWLRLALQSARYFSWLYTLQQMIRQIKRLLMRDLIEKLIFRKTIFLEKIRV, via the coding sequence ATGTCACTTGTTGATGTTGCGGTAGTGATTCCTACTCATAACCGCCGCTTAATGCTAGAGGAGGCTTTAAATAGCGTACTCGCTCAGTCGTTTGATGGCACTATCAGGATCATTGTTGTAGATGATTGTTCACAGGACGATACGGCTGATGTTATACGGCAACGCTATCCGCAAGTTAATCTAATCCCCCTGCCCCACAACGTCGGAGCCTATGCGGCTCGTAACCGGGCAATTGAACTGACCAACAGTCGCTATGTTGCTTTTCTGGATTCAGATGATTTGTGGGAGCCTGATTATCTCACCATTCAAATCGATGCATTAGCCGGGCACGATCGCAGTTTTTGTGTGAGTGATGTGGTAATTTGGCGGGTAGACACAAAGCAAAAAGAAGTCAATCAGCAACAACCCAACGTGCAGCGCTATGGGTCAGCATTTCATCATCTGTTAGTAGGCGGTAGCTTCATTTGCACACCGTCGTCAGTGGTGTTCCCTTCTACGCTTTTTATGGAAGTCGGTCAATTCAATGAATCTCTACGCATTGCTGGCGATACGGACTTCTATTTACGGTGTTTTTTAGCAGGGTATGCACCCATTTATACTAAGCAGTCGTTAGTCATCTGGCGAGAACATGGAAATCAACTGACGCATCGTAAAAATGATGGACTGCGGATGCAAGAGCGGCTAATACGTGCTCAGGAGTACTACCCACTGATTGCGAAGCAAGAGGCGATTGTATCGCTTCAACAAATTCAAGCCGAGATTTATCTAACGTTTGCCGGAAAGCATTGTGCAAATCATGCGTTTGGACAATGGTTAAGGTTAGCGCTTCAGTCTGCTCGCTATTTCTCTTGGCTCTACACGTTGCAGCAGATGATACGGCAAATTAAGCGCTTATTGATGCGAGATTTGATAGAAAAACTGATATTTAGAAAAACAATATTTTTAGAAAAGATTCGCGTGTAA
- a CDS encoding glycosyltransferase family 2 protein, with protein sequence MLTITVLIPTYRRVHDLKRCLDGLKQQSRPADEVLVVVRDTDTETCQFLEWFEPGLLPLRLVKVSLPGQVAALNAGLAVASGDIIAMTDDDAVPKPNWLDRIETYFLFNEQVGAVGGRDWVHQGERRMDATRSLVGKVQWFGRLIGQHHLGAGPPRWVEFLKGANMSYRQTAIAALKFDERLRGTGAQVHNDLAFSLSVHRLGWKLLYDPLVAVDHYPAPRFDEDQRGQFDRIALVNKVHNETLILLEYLSPPRRIAFLVWALLIGTRSYRGLAQCLRFLPQEKLLTIHKLFAALQGRWQGWQTWRHSAYQASAPQLAVNSKSMEPKLQPINTYRTSH encoded by the coding sequence ATGTTAACCATTACTGTTTTAATTCCAACCTACCGCCGTGTTCATGACCTCAAGCGTTGTCTAGATGGGTTAAAGCAGCAATCACGCCCCGCTGATGAGGTGCTAGTTGTGGTGCGAGATACCGATACCGAAACCTGTCAATTTCTGGAATGGTTCGAGCCGGGGTTGCTACCCCTTCGCTTGGTCAAAGTGTCTCTTCCTGGTCAGGTTGCTGCTCTAAATGCTGGATTAGCGGTTGCATCAGGTGACATTATTGCCATGACCGACGATGATGCTGTTCCTAAACCCAATTGGTTAGATCGGATTGAAACTTATTTCTTGTTCAATGAACAGGTGGGCGCTGTCGGTGGTCGAGACTGGGTGCATCAAGGCGAGCGGCGGATGGATGCCACTCGTAGTTTAGTTGGGAAGGTGCAATGGTTTGGTCGTTTGATTGGACAACACCATCTAGGTGCAGGGCCGCCGCGCTGGGTGGAATTCCTCAAAGGAGCTAATATGAGCTACCGTCAAACAGCTATTGCCGCATTGAAATTTGATGAACGTCTACGCGGAACAGGGGCACAAGTTCACAACGATTTAGCCTTCAGCTTGTCGGTACATCGATTGGGTTGGAAGCTACTTTATGATCCGTTAGTAGCAGTCGATCACTATCCGGCTCCACGATTTGATGAAGATCAACGCGGGCAGTTCGATCGAATCGCATTGGTCAACAAAGTTCACAATGAAACGTTGATTCTGTTAGAGTATTTGTCACCTCCTAGGCGTATTGCGTTTCTGGTATGGGCGCTGCTAATTGGAACACGCAGCTATCGAGGATTAGCTCAATGCCTGCGATTTCTACCGCAAGAAAAACTATTGACAATTCATAAGCTTTTTGCAGCCTTACAAGGACGATGGCAAGGTTGGCAAACTTGGCGACATTCTGCCTATCAGGCTTCAGCGCCACAACTCGCCGTAAATTCCAAATCGATGGAACCCAAGCTACAGCCAATAAATACCTATCGTACTAGTCACTAG
- the hepA gene encoding heterocyst formation ABC transporter subunit HepA translates to MPFWQDYDIILREFRYFPRLVVLALIFTLLAAVFEGFGIGFVVTFLQNLTNPEATPIKTGIDWFDRVILGVDASLASRIYRTCFLILLTTWLRAAFTFLGQVYSQKTQLVLGDRLRKRLFEQMQALSLQYFAKQRAGDLINGITSEVYQIMQAFNVMSTLLIQGSTLVVYVISMIVLSWQLTLISVLLYSLLTVGLSNLLAWVREASFERSKASRWYTSVSLEFINGIRTVQAFAAQDYERRRFYDASEQLLQAATKSVTAISLVGPLTEGASVTLLIGILLLAFMTLTPSGQLQSAALLGFLFVLFRSTPLLRQLNNARGQLSSFQGSLNHVKDLLRTDDKLYIQNGKIAFRELTDAIELCSINFNYNQNESVLHNINLTIERGQMTALVGASGAGKSTLVDLIPRFYDPTHGRILIDGVDLQSYDINSLRRKIAVVSQDTFIFNDSVRNNIAYALENVDDRAIWQAARLANALDFIQELPQGFETRLGDRGVRLSGGQRQRIAIARALLRNPEILILDEATSALDSVTERLIQESIETLAAGRTVIVIAHRLSTIVRAHKVVVLEKGRIVEQGGYQELLDRRGKLWNYHQMQYKLSQAG, encoded by the coding sequence ATGCCTTTTTGGCAAGATTATGACATTATCTTGCGAGAGTTTCGTTACTTTCCTCGCCTCGTTGTATTAGCTCTAATTTTTACCTTGCTGGCAGCCGTTTTTGAAGGATTTGGAATTGGTTTTGTTGTCACTTTCCTGCAAAATTTAACCAATCCAGAGGCTACACCGATTAAAACTGGCATTGACTGGTTCGATCGTGTAATTCTAGGGGTAGATGCGTCGTTAGCGTCCCGTATCTACCGCACTTGCTTTCTCATTCTGCTGACAACTTGGCTACGAGCCGCGTTTACCTTTCTGGGACAGGTTTACAGTCAGAAAACTCAACTGGTATTGGGTGATCGGCTCCGCAAGCGGCTATTTGAGCAGATGCAAGCATTGAGCCTACAATATTTTGCTAAGCAGCGAGCCGGAGATTTAATCAATGGCATTACGTCTGAAGTTTACCAAATTATGCAGGCGTTTAACGTCATGTCCACGCTGTTAATTCAAGGGTCAACCCTAGTGGTTTATGTGATCTCAATGATAGTGCTCTCGTGGCAATTGACCCTGATTTCGGTGCTGTTGTACAGTTTGCTGACAGTTGGGTTATCTAACTTGTTGGCGTGGGTGCGAGAGGCCAGTTTTGAGCGATCGAAGGCGAGTCGATGGTATACCTCTGTGTCATTGGAGTTTATCAATGGGATTCGCACCGTTCAAGCTTTTGCTGCTCAAGACTATGAACGACGGCGGTTCTACGATGCCAGCGAACAGTTACTGCAAGCAGCAACCAAGTCTGTAACGGCGATCTCGTTGGTGGGGCCTCTGACGGAAGGCGCATCCGTAACCCTATTAATTGGCATTTTGCTATTGGCATTTATGACCCTCACGCCTAGTGGTCAGTTGCAGTCGGCTGCATTATTAGGATTTTTATTTGTGTTGTTTCGTTCTACTCCATTGCTGCGCCAGCTTAACAATGCTAGAGGACAACTCAGCAGTTTTCAAGGCTCCTTAAATCACGTCAAAGATTTGCTACGAACGGATGACAAACTTTATATCCAGAATGGCAAAATAGCTTTTCGGGAACTAACCGATGCAATCGAATTGTGTTCGATCAATTTTAATTACAACCAAAATGAATCAGTTTTGCACAATATTAATTTAACGATCGAACGGGGACAAATGACGGCTCTAGTGGGTGCATCGGGAGCCGGGAAATCAACATTAGTGGATTTAATTCCTCGCTTTTATGATCCAACGCATGGACGCATCTTAATTGATGGCGTTGATTTGCAATCGTATGACATCAACTCGCTGCGCCGTAAAATAGCCGTTGTTAGTCAGGACACCTTCATCTTCAATGACTCTGTACGCAATAACATCGCTTATGCTCTAGAAAACGTAGACGATAGAGCCATTTGGCAAGCTGCAAGGCTCGCCAATGCATTGGATTTTATTCAAGAGTTGCCACAGGGATTTGAAACCCGACTTGGCGATCGAGGTGTGCGTTTATCGGGTGGACAACGCCAGCGAATTGCGATCGCTCGGGCCTTGCTGCGGAACCCAGAAATTTTGATTTTGGATGAAGCAACTAGTGCCCTTGATTCTGTTACCGAGCGGCTCATTCAAGAGTCAATCGAAACCCTTGCGGCTGGTCGCACTGTTATTGTCATTGCCCATCGCCTTTCAACCATCGTTCGGGCCCACAAGGTTGTCGTACTAGAAAAGGGTCGAATTGTAGAACAGGGCGGCTATCAAGAACTTCTCGATCGGCGCGGTAAACTCTGGAACTACCACCAAATGCAGTACAAACTTAGCCAAGCTGGATAA
- a CDS encoding glycosyltransferase produces the protein MKIVSIIIPCFNADRWIQEAIDSCLQQTYPHIEVIVIDDGSTDHSLDIIKRYGDRIRWESNLNRGGCYARNRGFALSIGDYIQYLDADDYILPDKIAKQVEILETSGADAVYGDWRYQKHLPNGAVFLDNIQLGGPKANFLESLLTDSEWIAPMAFLFTRAAVMRSGGWDEKLRTGQDRDFFISVALSGAKFHYQSGCESIYRRYGNVTVSTSSKSRWRNGHFALMQKTEIKLAQLGQLLPSYRQALAHSYYEKIRADRTNIDYSQYHWVLKKIIALNPDFKPANTKQGYSLLQKLFGFEQTELIIRFVKEAIES, from the coding sequence ATGAAAATCGTTTCTATCATCATTCCGTGTTTTAATGCCGATCGTTGGATTCAAGAAGCGATCGATAGCTGCTTACAGCAAACTTATCCTCATATTGAGGTGATTGTAATTGATGACGGCTCGACCGATCACAGCCTGGATATTATCAAGCGCTATGGCGATCGAATTCGTTGGGAAAGTAACTTAAATCGCGGTGGATGTTATGCGCGCAATCGCGGTTTTGCCCTTTCTATAGGCGATTATATTCAGTATTTAGATGCAGATGATTATATTCTGCCTGATAAAATTGCAAAACAAGTAGAGATACTAGAAACCTCAGGAGCCGATGCAGTCTATGGTGATTGGAGATATCAAAAACATTTACCGAATGGAGCAGTGTTTTTAGACAATATTCAATTGGGAGGTCCTAAAGCTAATTTTTTAGAGTCTTTACTAACAGATTCTGAATGGATTGCTCCGATGGCATTTCTATTTACTCGTGCTGCTGTTATGCGCAGTGGTGGCTGGGATGAGAAGTTAAGAACAGGACAAGATCGCGACTTTTTCATTTCTGTTGCTCTTAGTGGCGCTAAATTTCACTATCAATCCGGTTGTGAGTCTATCTATCGGCGCTATGGCAATGTCACTGTATCGACATCTAGTAAGTCTCGATGGCGTAATGGACATTTTGCATTGATGCAAAAAACAGAAATCAAATTAGCTCAACTCGGGCAATTATTACCATCTTATCGACAAGCATTAGCCCACTCTTACTATGAGAAAATCCGCGCCGATCGCACGAATATTGATTATTCCCAATACCATTGGGTGCTCAAAAAAATTATTGCCCTAAATCCAGACTTTAAACCTGCCAATACCAAACAAGGTTATTCTCTATTACAGAAACTGTTCGGATTTGAGCAAACAGAACTGATTATTCGCTTCGTGAAGGAGGCGATTGAATCATGA
- a CDS encoding glycosyltransferase family 2 protein: MAQPLVSVLISNYNYGRYLPRAIDSALGQTYQPCEIIVIDDGSTDDSRQIIEGYGNRIIPILQSNGGQASALNTGFTASRGDVICLLDADDVWLPTKVERVVTALKAYPKASVVYHRVQTVDQLEQRRGQPWPPYPVIRGSIAQQVMDTGGWWPFPPSTGLSFPRSFIAKVIPIPELEYHLCADAYLADLAPFFGEVIGIEDALSLFRIHSTNHWSHPIEIQRRSLHSHELRVKVLNRTLQSTGIQAQISLQQHWPYQRLKHNLGEGKSLLMLSQLALNHPWELRLTSRLKLLLDLWIKTIWIKTGWIKHLWKKPRSITNL; the protein is encoded by the coding sequence ATGGCACAACCACTCGTTAGCGTTTTGATCAGTAATTATAACTATGGTCGCTATTTACCAAGAGCGATCGATAGCGCCTTGGGTCAAACCTACCAGCCTTGTGAAATCATAGTCATCGATGATGGTTCAACGGATGACTCACGCCAAATCATTGAGGGTTATGGCAATCGGATTATTCCCATCCTTCAGTCGAATGGGGGACAAGCTTCTGCTTTGAATACAGGATTCACCGCTAGCCGAGGCGACGTAATCTGTTTATTAGATGCAGATGATGTGTGGTTGCCAACGAAGGTGGAGCGGGTTGTAACCGCACTGAAGGCTTATCCAAAGGCATCGGTAGTCTATCATCGGGTGCAAACCGTCGATCAATTAGAGCAGCGGCGAGGTCAGCCTTGGCCACCTTATCCAGTTATTCGTGGTTCAATTGCACAACAAGTAATGGATACAGGTGGGTGGTGGCCCTTTCCTCCCTCAACAGGATTAAGTTTCCCACGCTCATTCATAGCTAAAGTAATACCAATTCCAGAGTTAGAGTATCATCTTTGTGCGGATGCTTATCTTGCTGATTTGGCTCCCTTTTTCGGCGAGGTAATCGGTATTGAGGATGCCCTTTCTCTCTTTCGTATTCATAGTACCAATCACTGGAGTCATCCTATTGAGATACAACGACGATCGCTACACTCCCATGAGCTTCGTGTCAAGGTGTTAAATCGTACTCTACAGTCTACGGGCATCCAGGCGCAGATTAGTTTGCAGCAACATTGGCCCTATCAACGTCTCAAGCATAATCTGGGTGAAGGAAAAAGCTTACTGATGCTTAGTCAATTAGCACTAAATCATCCCTGGGAACTGCGACTAACCTCTCGGTTAAAACTTCTACTGGATTTGTGGATCAAAACAATTTGGATCAAAACTGGGTGGATCAAACATCTATGGAAGAAACCACGATCGATTACCAATCTCTGA
- a CDS encoding beta-1,6-N-acetylglucosaminyltransferase → MNQILYLIASHTNPDQVLRLVQTIQANSANAYVLIHHDVAGSTLDDSVFKAMERVHFLERSIPVQWGEFSLVEMELYCIDWLFANSIQFDWLIFLSGQDYPIQPFSDIEQFLSTTEYDGFMEYFLATEPPQASTQRRLRWKHDTGFKRFFYHYFKLPLPSSLNSLLFWLGRINPLQFLFTLVVDRHGAKLGVRCKTPFNDTFQCYAGSQWHTLSYHCIKYIHEFVQQYPAIVNHYRHTLIPDESFFQTILLNQPSLKILNNNKRYIDWNGSKPETLKSQDFDRLIDSDCHFARKLDLTADTQLFDRLDQHIRNVSPTLINV, encoded by the coding sequence ATGAACCAAATTCTTTATCTTATTGCTTCCCATACCAATCCGGATCAGGTGTTACGATTAGTTCAAACTATTCAGGCAAATAGCGCCAATGCTTATGTCCTAATTCACCATGATGTAGCAGGTTCAACCCTTGATGATTCTGTTTTTAAGGCGATGGAGCGCGTGCATTTTTTAGAGCGTTCAATTCCCGTTCAGTGGGGAGAGTTTTCGCTTGTAGAAATGGAGCTTTATTGTATTGATTGGCTTTTTGCAAATTCAATTCAGTTTGATTGGCTCATTTTTCTATCTGGACAAGATTACCCGATCCAACCATTTTCAGATATTGAACAGTTTCTTAGCACAACTGAATATGATGGCTTTATGGAATACTTTCTAGCAACAGAACCACCGCAAGCATCGACCCAAAGAAGACTACGCTGGAAGCATGATACAGGGTTCAAACGATTCTTTTACCACTACTTTAAGCTTCCTTTACCAAGTTCATTAAACAGCCTTTTGTTTTGGTTAGGACGGATCAACCCGCTGCAATTCTTGTTCACATTAGTTGTCGATCGACATGGAGCCAAATTGGGTGTTCGTTGCAAAACTCCATTTAATGATACATTTCAGTGTTATGCAGGCTCACAATGGCATACGCTATCGTATCACTGTATTAAATATATACATGAGTTTGTTCAACAGTATCCAGCTATTGTCAATCACTATCGCCATACCTTAATACCAGACGAATCTTTCTTTCAAACCATTTTGCTTAATCAACCTTCACTAAAGATCTTAAATAACAACAAACGTTATATTGACTGGAACGGATCAAAGCCAGAAACTTTAAAGTCACAAGATTTTGATCGACTCATAGATTCTGATTGTCACTTTGCTAGGAAACTTGATTTAACAGCAGATACGCAGTTATTCGATCGACTCGATCAACACATCCGTAATGTTAGCCCAACCTTAATTAATGTCTAA
- a CDS encoding sulfotransferase, protein MNSKINLIYLASIGRSGSTLLESMLGAHSQIATCGEIHIWPHEIAQGGVRPCSCGRSVLDCPFWIEMQQRLDPRRQLDPPIHFFRERHNAGKTIRWSRLQDFSKNPVSPQTAAQIEQFGRNNQAVFQAFLDLIQDQIGRDIHWVVDSSKDPYRLLWLVRSNLFNIKVLHVVKNPRAFIYSVTKNFQASSLKQLRVTAKQSVKWSIENYLISQVAQHHLATSDYYLVNYEKLATAPTETFESICQMIGCEFEAQAVTNFRQGSVHTIAGNPMRYETRGISLDERWKTLLPATNRRITELLTQINRSVYGYR, encoded by the coding sequence ATGAATTCCAAGATCAATCTAATTTATCTTGCTAGCATTGGACGCAGTGGCTCTACGTTGCTTGAATCAATGCTGGGAGCTCACTCACAAATTGCGACTTGTGGCGAAATTCATATTTGGCCGCATGAAATCGCCCAAGGGGGGGTTCGACCTTGTAGCTGTGGACGCTCTGTATTAGACTGCCCGTTCTGGATTGAGATGCAGCAGCGCCTTGATCCACGACGGCAGCTTGATCCACCCATTCATTTTTTTAGAGAACGACACAACGCAGGTAAAACCATTCGTTGGAGCCGATTGCAGGACTTTAGTAAAAATCCAGTTTCACCTCAAACGGCAGCGCAGATCGAACAATTTGGTCGAAATAATCAGGCGGTGTTTCAAGCGTTTTTAGATCTCATTCAAGATCAAATAGGACGAGATATTCACTGGGTAGTTGATTCTTCAAAAGATCCCTATCGTTTGCTCTGGTTAGTTCGATCGAACTTATTTAACATTAAGGTTCTACATGTCGTTAAAAATCCTCGCGCTTTTATTTATTCCGTCACCAAGAATTTTCAAGCATCGTCACTCAAACAGTTACGTGTAACTGCCAAACAATCTGTGAAATGGTCGATCGAGAATTATTTAATTTCACAGGTTGCCCAGCACCATTTGGCAACATCAGACTATTACCTAGTAAATTATGAGAAACTAGCAACTGCACCAACTGAAACGTTTGAGTCCATCTGTCAAATGATTGGCTGTGAGTTTGAAGCACAAGCCGTCACTAATTTTCGTCAAGGCAGTGTTCATACAATTGCTGGAAATCCAATGCGTTACGAAACTCGAGGGATTAGCTTAGATGAACGTTGGAAAACGCTGCTGCCAGCCACTAATCGTAGGATCACTGAGCTATTAACCCAGATTAACCGCTCTGTCTATGGATACCGATAG
- a CDS encoding glycosyltransferase, with translation MPKLLFVTDAFFYPDNSGGAQHSSLYLFQSLRNRGWQVELVCGANLRSESIQRAYQYALRHRHIPWQLPNLSVVKDESLGYPCWRLLRRFHKTIDQRLQWLSTYLQKYKPDVILGHTSPDCPLLNYAAQQGYPSFFFLRSLYNFDRGIAIPETIHIIANAPFTAEKAKQFTQRDDIGIVLPFLNVNQYRAATRDRRYITFINPIPQKGVEVAIEIARQMPEAQFLFIQGKWTGFSDTRLQTYLQAIKSLKNITVWEHQSDMRQVYAVTDILLVPSQFEEAFGRVIVEAQVNQIPVVAANVGGITYSMGSGGIVIDPKDDIQSYVNALQTLRADSQLYNTLADRAFQNSQRVEFDPEHQVDCFIEWVETCRLTSTRSYSTQMEVSNYVTC, from the coding sequence ATGCCCAAACTTCTGTTTGTCACCGATGCTTTCTTCTACCCCGATAATTCGGGAGGTGCACAGCATTCGTCGCTGTATTTATTTCAAAGCTTGCGCAATCGTGGTTGGCAAGTTGAGTTAGTGTGTGGAGCCAATCTTCGCTCAGAATCGATTCAGCGGGCCTACCAATATGCTTTAAGGCATCGCCACATTCCTTGGCAACTGCCCAATCTATCGGTGGTAAAGGATGAGAGCTTGGGATACCCCTGTTGGCGTCTACTGAGGCGATTTCATAAAACGATCGATCAACGCCTGCAATGGCTGAGCACCTATCTACAGAAATACAAACCCGATGTGATTCTGGGTCATACCAGCCCCGATTGTCCGTTACTCAATTACGCTGCACAGCAAGGCTATCCCAGTTTCTTCTTTTTACGCAGTTTGTATAACTTCGATCGCGGCATTGCAATTCCTGAAACAATTCATATCATTGCTAATGCACCATTCACGGCTGAAAAAGCTAAACAATTTACTCAACGCGATGATATTGGCATCGTTCTACCATTTCTCAATGTCAATCAGTATCGTGCTGCTACTCGCGATCGGCGGTACATCACATTCATCAATCCTATTCCTCAAAAAGGGGTTGAAGTGGCGATTGAAATCGCTCGGCAGATGCCAGAGGCACAGTTTTTGTTCATTCAGGGTAAGTGGACGGGCTTCAGTGACACACGGCTTCAGACATACTTGCAAGCAATTAAAAGCTTAAAAAATATCACGGTTTGGGAACATCAGTCTGACATGCGACAGGTATACGCTGTGACTGATATTTTGTTGGTTCCTTCACAGTTTGAAGAGGCATTTGGGCGAGTGATTGTGGAAGCACAAGTGAATCAAATTCCCGTAGTGGCAGCAAATGTAGGGGGTATTACTTACAGCATGGGAAGTGGAGGAATAGTCATTGATCCAAAAGACGATATTCAATCCTATGTCAATGCCCTTCAAACCTTACGCGCTGATTCGCAGCTTTACAACACTTTAGCCGATCGAGCGTTTCAAAATAGTCAGCGAGTGGAATTCGATCCAGAACATCAAGTTGATTGTTTTATTGAATGGGTTGAAACTTGTCGTTTGACTTCAACCCGGTCGTACTCTACACAAATGGAAGTATCAAATTATGTCACTTGTTGA